The genomic window GTCTTCAACGACGGGCCGCATTTGAGACCGATCGGGTTCTTGATGCCGCGGCAATACTCGACATGCGCATGATCGGGCTGCCGTGTGCGGTCGCCGATCCAGACCATGTGGCCGGAGGTCGCGTACCAGTCGCCAGTCGTGGAATCGATGCGCGTCATCGCCTGCTCGAAGCCGAGCAGCAGCGCCTCATGGCTCGTATAGAGATCGGTCGTGCGCAGTTCCGGATGACTTTCCAGATCAAGCCCGCAGGCGCGCATGAAATCGAGCGCCTCGGAAATGCGGTCGGCCAGTTCCTGGTAGCGGCGCGCCTGCGGCGAATCCTTCACGAAGCCGAGCATCCATTGATGGACGCTAGCGAGATTGGCGTAACCGCCATGCGCGAAGGCGCGCAGGAGATTCAGCGTCGCCGCCGATTGGCGGTACGCCTCGATCTGCCGCCGCGGATCGGGTACTCGCGCTTCCGGCGTGAAGTCGATGCCGTTGATGATGTCGCCGCGATAGCTCGGCAGCTCAACGCCATTCTTTTTTTCGGTCGGGGAAGACCGCGGCTTGGCGAATTGCCCGGCGATGCGGCCGACCTTCACCACCGGCGAGCCGCCGGCAAAGGTCAGGACAACGGCCATCTGCAGGAAAACACGGAAGAAATCGCGGATATTGTTGGGGCCGTGCTCGGCGAAGCTTTCCGCGCAGTCCCCACCCTGCAAGAGAAAAGATTCGCCTAGAGCCACACGGGCCAATGCTTTTTTCAGGCTGCGCGCCTCGCCTGCAAAAACCAGCGGCGGAAAGCTCGCGAGCTGCTGCTCGACCGCCTGCAAGGTGGCCTGATCCGGATAGTCCGGAACCTGCACAATAGGCTTTCTGCGCCAGCTATCTGGCGTCCAACGCTCAGGCACGACTTTAACTCCCGCACGGGGCCTGATGCCCCAATGGCGGCGTTATAGCGGGCCTTTTCGCGGAAAACCACAAGCGCCGAACAGGCCGGATTTGCGGTCCTGCGCCGCCTATTCGGCGGCTTCTTTCACGTAGCTCGCGGCTTTCTCGCGCATTGTCACGAGCTCTTCCGACGCGGTCGGGTGCACCGCCATGACCGCGTCGAAATCCGCCTTGGCCGCCTTCATCTTTACCGCAATGCCGACGAGCTGGATCATCTCCCCGGCATCCGGCCCGACGATGTGGCAGCCGACCACCCGGTTGGTCGAGCCGTCGACCACCAGCTTGAAGAAAGACCGGGTGTCGCGGGCGGCGAGCGTCGCCTTCATCGGCCGGAAACTGGTCTTGTAGATGTCGACGCGCGCCAGGCGCTTGCGCGCCTCGGCCTCGGTCAGGCCGATGACGCCGACTTCCGGCTCGGAAAAAACCGCGGTCGGGATATCGCTGTGATCGACCTTGGTCTCCTTGCCGCCGAACACGGTATCAGCGAAGGCGTGCCCCTCCCGGATCGCGACCGGCGTCAGCGCGACACGGTCGGTGACGTCGCCCACCGCGTAGATATGCGGCACGCTCGTCCGAGAATAGGCGTCGACCTTGATTGCGCCCTTGTCGTTCAACTGCACGCCCGCCTTCTCAAGGCCGATCCCTTTCACATTCGGCCGGCGGCCGGTCGCGAACATCACCTGATCGACCACAATCGATTCATGGTCTGATAGTCCGACGCAGAGACCATGATCGACCTTCTCGACCGACTCGACGATGTTGTTGGTCACGATCTTGATGCCGCGCCGGGTCATCTCGTTGTGAAGGTGTTCGCGCACATCGTCATCGAATCCGCGCAGGATGTTGTCGCGGCGATAGACCAGCGTGACCTCCGATCCAAGACCGTTGAAGATGCCGGCAAATTCAACGGCGATGTAGCCGCCGCCCTGGATGAGGATGCGCTTGGGCAATTCCTTGAGATGGAAGGCTTCGTTTGAGGAAATAACATGCTCGATGCCGGCGATGTCGGCACCCGGATGCGGCCAGCCGCCGGTGGCGATCAGAATGTGTTTGGCGCGCAAGGTCTCACCGGTCGCGAGCAGCCGCACCGTGTGCGGTCCGTCCAGCACGGCGCGGCTCTTGACAATCTCGACCTTGGCCCGTTCGAGATTGGTCGTATAGGCCGCTTCCAGGCGTGCGATTTCGCGATCCTTGTTCGCGATCAGCGCCGTCCAGTCGAAGGACGGCTCCGGCACCGTCCAGCCATAGCCGGCGGCATCCTCGAATTCGTCGGCGAAGCGCGATGCATAGACCAGAAGCTTCTTCGGCACGCAGCCGCGAATGACGCAAGTGCCGCCCATCCGGTATTCTTCCGCGATCATCACGCGGGCGCCGTGATTGGCCGAAATCCGGGCGGCGCGCACGCCACCAGAGCCTCCGCCGATTACGAACAGATCGACTTCGCGTTCATCCATTGCACTGCATTCCGATTAAACAGCTCCGGCACCGTCAGATCGTGTGGCCCTTCTTTTTCATTTCCGCCCGGAACAGGCTGATCACTTCCTCCGACAGCCGGTTCGCCCAGTCCTGCGCCATCTTCAGCGTCTCATCCACGATCTTGGGCTCCTGCTCGAGCATCTTCTTGCCAAGCGGCGTCTTATAGAAGGCGGCAATTTCCTTGAGCTCCTGCTCACTGAAATGCGAGGCATAGACCTTCGCCGCTTCAATCTTCAGATTGCCGAGACGCAGTCCCAATTGCTTGCGCAGATTGGTCGCGACCTCGTTGAGATCCTTGGACAGGTTGGGGTTGGTCTGAAGGAACACGTTCTTCGCCTGCTCGATCACGCCGGGCACTAGCGGCTCGAACAGCACCATCGAGCCCTTCACATCGAGGATCTCGTTCGCGGCCGCGATCGATGCAGCGGACGGCTGCTGCGCAGATGCCGGCTGTGTCAGCGCGAGGCAGACTCCCCCAATGCATGCAATCCAGCACAAGCGGGCGAATGCTGCGAATCTCATAATTCTAACTCCCGTTGAGTAAGCGATATCAGGGACGTTCAACGACACGGACGCCGTTGACGCCGGCGAGAACGACGGCACTTGCCATGCCAATAAACAGGCCATGCTCGACCACACCCGGAACGGCCGCAAGCCGGTCGGCGAGCGCACGCGGTGCAGGAATGCGTTCAAGCGAGGCGTCGAGGATGAAGTGTCCACCATCCGTGACAAAAGGATGGCCGTCTTTTCCAATGCGCAGAGTGATTACACTGTCTCCGATGCCAAGGGCCGAAATGACCTGGCGGCGGGTCGCAGCAAGGCCGAACGGCACGACCTCGATCGGCAGCGGGAATTTGCCGAGCACAGCCACCCATTTGGATTCATCGGCGATCACGACCATGCGCGCGGATGCCGACGCGACAATCTTCTCGCGCAGCAACGCGCCGCCGCCGCCCTTGATCAGCGTGAGATCCGGCCCGACTTCATCGGCGCCGTCGATCGTCAGGTCGAGTTCGGGAATATCATCGAGCGTTGCCAGCCTGATGCCGCATTTCTCGGCCTGCAGCCGGGTCGCTTCCGAGGTTGGCACCCCCACGACGTCAAATCCCGCCCGCACCTTCTCGCCAAGCAAATCGACAAGATGCCGTGCCGTTGATCCCGTCCCGAGCCCCAGCCGCATGCCCGGCTGGACCCAGTCGAGGGCGCGGGCGGCGGCCTGCCGCTTCTGCAATTCAATATCCATGGGGGCGAGAGGGGGTCCTTAGCGCGTTTGGGTGTCTCTCTAGCCCTGATCCGGCCTAGAACCTAGCCCCCAAATGACCATACCAAGAAGGCCCCTTGCCAGCGCAGGGCGCCGGGGCTAGCGAGGGGCATGTCCCGCCCCATCGTCGTTTTTGACCTCGACGGCACACTTGTCGATACCGCGCCCGACCTGGTCGATACCCTGAACGTAATCCTGACCCGCGAAGGCATTCCGCCGATGGCCTACGACGCCGCGCGGATGCTGATCGGGGGCGGCGTTCGGCCAATGCTGGAGCGCGCGCTGGCCGAACAGAACCGCGCGCTTCCAGTGGCCGAACTCGACGATCTGTTTCAGACATTTCTCAAACACTACGCAGACCATATCGCCGACCGCTCGCGCCCGTTCCCCGGCGTGGAACAGGCGCTGGATATTCTCGCGGAGCGCGGCTGCATGTTGGCGGTCTGCACGAACAAGTTTGAATGGCTGTCGCGCCGGCTGCTCGACGCATTGCAACTCACGCAACGCTTCGCAGCCATTTGCGGGCAGGACACCTTCGAGGTGAAGAAACCGCATCCGGACGTGCTGCGAAAAACGGTTGCGCGCGCTGGCGGCGAGATGATGCAAACCGTCATGGTCGGGGATTCGGCAACTGATATTCGCCTGGCGCAGGCGGCGGAGGTGCCCGTGGTCGCCGTCGATTTTGGCTACACCGACACGCCGGTGGCCGCCTTCCAGCCGGACCGGGTGATCAGCGGCTATGCCGCGCTTCCCGCCACGATCTTCGAACTCGTGCCGATGGCAGGGCGCGGGCGCGCGACCGTTAACCACAATTGAGGCAAAGGGAGGCCTTCGCATGTCCATTGCGGCGGCTATTTCTAAAAATTGCCCCGCGCGATCAATGACTGCCTAACCGTGTTGCACCGGCAGAGCCTCGCCCGTATGGTTAGGTGGGGTGGAACGGCGGTCACGGGCCGCGCGCGAAGGGACGGAATCAACCTTATGCACAAAATGCTAGCGATCGCGGCATGCGGTTTCGCGCTGGCGGCGTGCTCGTCGTCGGGCGATATGCTGAAAACCGCCACGCCGACGGTGCCTCTACAATTTGAATCTGAACCGGCCGGCGCCGAGGTGAAGACCTCGGGCGGGCAGACCTGCAAGACACCTTGCGCGCTTGCGGTGCCTGCGGCCGATTTCATGGCGACCTTCTCGCTGACCGGCTATCAGCCGCAAACCGTCAATGTGAAGATGATGCCACCGGATGATCCGCGCGGCGACAGTGAGACCGCGGCGATCGTGTCAAACCTGCCGCGGTTCGACCCGAGCCCGGTCTACGCCGAACTTGTGAAGGCGCCGCCGCCGCGGCGGCCCGCAAAGAAACCGAGAGTCGCGCGCCCGGCCGCAGAACCGGCACCACCGGCCAGCGCGCCAGCCCCGGCGCAACCCGCCCCGCCGCCGCCCGCAACGTCGCCCTGGCCGCCGGCGGCCAATCCGATCCGATAATTTGCCGACTTTCAGGATTCTGGCAGGCGCAGCCTGCTTGACACCCTTCCGACCGATTCCTTAAATCCCCCACCCTTTGGTCGGGGCGCGTAGCTCAGCGGGAGAGCACTCCCTTCACACGGGAGGGGTCACAGGTTCAATCCCTGTCGCGCCCACCATTTCACATCCAGCCTGTTCCGATTTGTCGCGGCCGTATCACTCAGGTGTGACCCAGTGGTCTTGCTGCGGCGTGAAAATCATGGCTTTAAGTTTTCAAGACTGATTGTCGAAGATGCCGGTTTGAAACGAGAGGATTGAAAATGCTGCGGCGGGATTTTGCTGTCTGTGCGATGGCCTGTACTGCGTTGATGTTTTCCAGTCTGGCGGCGCAGGCGCAGTTTTTGCCTTTTGAAGTCGACGAGCGCTTCACCGGCGGCGCGCCGCGCGGAAAAGTCTACAGCATGTTCGGCATGTCGCCGGTTCCGCGCACGATGGTGAGTTTTTCGAGCGGGGAAAAGCCGGGCACCGTCATCATCAACACGAGTGAGCGCCGACTCTATTACGTTCTCGGCGACGGCCGTGCGATTCGCTACGGCATCGGAGTCGGCCGCGACGGTTTTCGCTGGTCCGGCGTGAAGACGGTCAGCGCCAAGCGCGAATGGCCGGACTGGACGCCGCCGGCGCAGATGCTGCAGCGCCGGCCTGACTTGCCGCGCCATATGCCGGGCGGGCCGGAAAACCCGCTCGGCGCGCGCGCGCTGTATCTGGGCTCGACGCTCTATCGCATTCACGGCTCCAACGAGCCGGAGACAATCGGACAGGCGGTGTCGTCCGGCTGTTTCCGCATGACCAATGACGACGTGATCGATCTCTACAATCGGGTGCGGCTCGGTGCCAAGGTGGTCGTGCTGCGATAGCCGTCGTTTGGATTGACTGAAAGCGTTTTCGAGGCCGTCGCCCTTCGAGGCTTATGCTTCGCGCAAGCACCTCAGGGTGACGGCGATAGTCAACGCGTTTCAATCTGAGGCGTTTCTCAGCGTTGCTGAAACTAGCGGCGAATGCGATCGCGGCTCAGGCCCTTTGCCGCCAGTTCGTCCAGATAATCCTGCCAATAGACATCGTATTTGCGCCCGATTTCGGCAAAGTAGTCCCAGGAATAGATTCCTGTCGAGTGCATGTCGTCAAAGACGAGACGCACCGCATAATTCCCGACCGGCTGGATCTCCAGGATCATCACATCGCGCTTGCCGGGCACGGTCTTGCGTTCGTCCGGCGAATGGCCCTGCACCTCGGCGCTCGGGCTTTTGACCCGCAGATATTCGGCGGCAAGCTCGAAACGCTCGCCATTGTCGAAGGCGACGGTGAGGCTCTTGCGGTCTTTGGCCAGCCGCAGCTCGGTGGGCCAGGGTGTGGGGGATTTCTCGGTCATGATCCTCACATATCGTTCGGCCGGTTCAAAAGCCACTTCGTTGAGCCAGCTCAAAGCCTCTTCAAGAACGGGTTTTACCTGCGCCGCCAAACCCCTATATTGGCGATCTCAGGTGCCAGGCATGACCATACGTCCCAACGATCTCACCCCCTCCACCACGCGCCCTGCCCTCATCGACCCGTTCGCGCGAGCCATCACCTATCTGCGGGTCTCGGTCACCGACCGCTGCGATTTCCGCTGCTTTTACTGCATGTCCGAGCACATGTCGTTTCTGCCGAAGGCGGAATTGCTGTCGCTGGAAGAGCTCGACCGCGTCTGCAGCGCCTTCGTCGCGCGCGGCGTGCGCAAGCTGCGGCTGACCGGCGGCGAGCCGCTGGTGCGGCGCGGCATCATGACGCTGTTTGCCTCGCTGGCGCGCCACCTCGAGAGCGGCGCCCTCGACGAACTGACGCTGACCACCAACGGGTCGCAGCTCGCCAAATATGCGTCCGAACTCAAAAGCTATGGCGTGCAACGCATCAACGTATCGGTGGATACGCTCGACCCGGACAAGTTCCGGACCATCACCCGCTGGGGGGAGCTCGACAAGGTGCTGCGCGGGATCGACGCTGCACTGGCGGCGGGCCTGAAGATCAAGATCAACGCCGTCGCGCTCAAGGACGTGAATGAAGACGAGATTCCGGCGCTGCTGGAATGGGCGCATGGGCGCGGCATGGACCTCACCCTGATCGAGGTGATGCCGCTCGGCGAAGTCGATGGAGACCGGCTCGACCAATACCTCCCGCTGTCGATGGTGCGCGCCCGCCTGGCCGAGCGGTATTCGCTGCAGGAGATCGACTACAGAACCGGCGGGCCTGCGCGCTATATGCAAGTCGCCGAAACCGGCGGGCGGCTCGGCTTCATCACGCCGATGACACATAATTTCTGCGAGAGCTGCAATCGCGTGCGGCTGACCTGCACCGGAACGCTTTTCATGTGCCTGGGGCAGGAAGACGCGGCCGATTTGCGCGGGCCGTTGCGGACCTCCGAGGCCGACGATCTGCTGCATGCCGCAATCGATGCGGCGATCTCCCGCAAGCCCAAGGGTCATGATTTCGTGATCGACCGCCGCCATAAACGGCCGGCCTTGCCCCGGCACATGAGTGTCACCGGCGGCTAGGCTCACCCCTACGACCTAAGTTTTCGTTGACGCCCGGCGCAGGGTCTGAATTAAGCTTGGGCGGGCGCGTCCGAGGGGGAAGCGGACGCCCGTCACCAAGAAAAGCACGGCCACACGCGCTCTCAGAAAAAGCGGGCAGACAGAGGGACGCCTCACAGTGCAAATGCTTCTTGCGCTTAGCCGCGCCATCGATGCCGTCAACTCGCGCCTCGGGCGATGGCTCTCCTGGCTCGTCCTTGTCGTCGTCCTGGTTTCGGCCACCAATGCGACGGTGCGCAAGGTGTTCGACACCTCATCGAATGCCTGGCTCGAATTGCAGTGGATCCTGTTTGGCGTGATCTTCCTTCTATGCTCGCCATGGACGCTGCTGTCGAACGAGCATATCCGCATCGACATCGTGAACAGCATGTTTCCGAAGAAGGTGCGCGACATCATCGACGTCGTCGGCCACGCGCTGTTCCTGCTGCCGCTCACCGTCGTGATGATCATCACCTCCTGGCCGTTCTTCACGCGGTCCTACGCGGTCAACGAGCAATCGCTGAATGCCGGCGGTCTGCCGCAATGGCCGGCCAAATCGCTGATCGTGATCGGCTTCACGCTGTTGTTCTTCCAGGGCATTTCCGAACTGATCAAACGTGTCGCGGTGATGCGCGGCCTTATTCCCGATCCCTACGCTTATGTTCATCATGCGGCCGAAGCAGAGGCGGAGCGGATCGCGGCTGAAATCAAGTCCGCGCGCGAACAGTGAACGGGTGAGCCCAAGATGGTGGAATTTCTGATCCATAACATGGCTCCGATCATGTTTGCGGCCCTCGTGGTGTTTTTGCTGCTGGGCTATCCCGTGGCATTTTCGCTGGCCGCCAACGGCCTGCTGTTCGGCCTGATCGGCATCGAGCTCGGCCTGTTTCGCCCGGATTTTCTGCAGGCCCTGCCCGAGCGCGTCTACGGCGTGATGAACAACGACACGCTGCTCGCGATCCCCTTCTTCACCTTCATGGGGCTGATCCTCGAGCGATCCGGGATGGCGGAGGATCTGCTCGACACCATTGGGCAATTGTTCGGCACCATCCGTGGCGGCCTCGCCTATGCGGTGATCTTCGTCGGCGCCCTGCTCGCCGCCACCACCGGTGTCGTCGCGGCCTCAGTGATCTCCATGGGCCTGATCTCGTTGCCGATCATGCTGCGCTACGGCTACGACCGGCGGGTGGCGACCGGCGTCATCGCCGCCTCCGGCACGCTGGCGCAGATTATTCCGCCCTCGCTCGTGCTTATCGTCATGGCCGACCAGCTCGGGCGCTCGGTCGGCGACATGTATGAAGGCGCCTTCATCCCCGGCCTCGTGCTGTCGGCGCTCTACGCCTTCTATGTTTTCCTGGTGACGATTTTCGCGCCGAAGGCCGCGCCCGGCCTGCCGCTCGAGGCGGTCATCTACAAGGAGCCGAACGGCAAGCGCGGCGTGATATCGTTGTTGATCGTGACCGTCTTCTCGGGCGTTGCCGCCTATCTCTATATGCGCACGACCGACGTGCGCGCCGGCGCGGATTTCGTGGTGCTCACCATGTCGATCGGCGTCAGCATCGCCTTCGCCATCGCAGTCCTGAACCGGCTGTTGCGTCTGCGCCTTCTGTCTGCGCTCGCCGAGCAGGTGATCTTTGTTATGGTGCCGCCGCTGGCGCTGATCTTCCTCGTTCTCGGCACGATCTTCATCGGCGTCGCTACGCCGACCGAAGGCGGCGCTATGGGCGCGGTCGGCGCCCTTGTGCTGGCGATCATGAAGGGCCGTTTGCGCTGGGACCTCGTGCGTCAGGCGAGCGAGTCGACCGCCAAGCTGTCAGCCTTCGTCGTCTTTATCCTGATCGGCGCGCGCGTCTTCTCGCTAACCTTCTACGGCGTCGACGGTCACCGCTGGGTCGAGGAATTGCTGGTTGGGCTTCCAGGCGGACAGACCGGCTTCCTGATCTTCGTTAATCTCTTTGTATTTGTGCTGGCCTTCTTCCTTGATTTCTTCGAGATCGCCTTCATCGTGATCCCGCTTCTGGGGCCGGCGGCCGAACGACTTGGCATCGACCTGATCTGGTTCGGCATCATCCTCGGCGTGAACATGCAGACATCGTTCATGCATCCGCCGTTCGGTTTCGCACTGTTCTATCTGCGATCAGTCGCGCCGCGCGAGCCTTACACCGACCGCGTCACCGGCCTTCGCATGGAGCCGATCACGACCGGGCAGATTTATTGGGGCGCGGTGCCGTTCGTCGTGATCCAGTGCATCATGGTGGCGCTGGTGATCGCCTTCCCCGGCATGGTGATGCACTACAAAGGGACCGGCGCGACCGTCGATCCGTCCAAGGTCAAGATCGACATCCAGATGCCCGACCTGCCGCCGCTGCAATTCGACACACCGCCGAAAATTCAATAGCGGCAAAAAAACCCCGGAGCAGGCTCCGGGGTTTTCAATTGGCATCGGCAGACGTTATCCGCGGCCGCGTGCGCGGATCATGAAAGTGTCGAAGCCGTATTCCGCCACCTGCCACCACAGATATTGATCGCCACGGAAGGTCACCATGGCATCGTAGACCTTCTTGAAGTCCGCGTTATTTGCCGATGTTTCGGCATAGACTTCGTTGGCGGCCTTGTAGCAGGCCTCCATGACCGTCTGCGGGAATGGCCGCAATTGCGCCCCGCTTGCCACCAGCCGCCGCAACGCCGCAGGATTTCCAGCATCATAGCGCGCCATCATTATGGTGTTGGCGATATGCGAGGCCGCATACACGATCGCCTGATAGTTCTTCGGCAGTTCGTTCCATTTCCCGAGATTGACGAAGTTGTGCAGCATCGGGCCGCCTTCCCACCAACCGGGATAATAGTAATACTGGGCGACCTTCTGAAAGCCGAGCTTCTCATCGTCATAGGGGCCAACCCACTCGGCCGCATCGAGCGTTCCCTTTTCCAGCGACGGATAGATATCGCCGCCGGCGAGTTGCTGCGGAACAACGCCGATCTTCTGCACCACCCGGCCGGCAAAGCCGCCGATGCGCATTTTCAGGCCTTTGAGATCGGAAATATCCTTGATCTCCTTGCGGAACCAGCCGCCCATCTGCGCGCCGGTATTGCCAGCCGGAATCGCATGAATGTTGTACTTCTTGTAGAAGGCATTCATCAGGTCCAGGCCGCCGCCTGAATACATCCAGGCATCCATCATGCGCTGGTTGAGGCCGAACGGCACTGCCGTTCCGAAGGCGAAGGTCGGATCCTTGCCGACATAATAATAGGATGCGGTATGGCACATCTCGACGGTGCCGTTGGTGACCGCATCGGCCGCCTGCAGACCGGGCACGATTTCACCCGCTGCGAAAACCTGAATCTGGAACTTGTTGTCGGTCGCTTCCGCTACCGATTTGGCAAAAATCTCGGCGGCGCCGTAAATCGTGTCGAGCGATTTTGGAAAGCTCGAGGTCAGACGCCATTTAATATCCGGCATGGATTGCGCAATCGCGGGCTTTGCAATCGCGCTGGCGGCAAGGCCGACGCCTGCCGCCGTCAGGAATTGACGACGTTTCATTAGCTGATGATCTCCTCTGGTTCCTCCCCGCATTGCGGGACGCACAGCCGGCCTTCTGCGTGCCGGTCGGGTGTCTGCTAGCATGGCTGAGCCGCGGACCGTTATCCAGAGGCTCCTCAAAAAAAAAGCCGGCCCCGAGGGGCCGGCTTCGCCGTAAGCCTGAACCGCTGCTATGTACGGGTGCGGGCGCGGATCATGAAGGTGTCGAATGTGTATTCGGCGACCTGCCACCACAAATACCCGTCGCCCCGGAAAGCGACCAGATTGTCGTAAATCTTCTTGAAGTTGGCGTTGGAAGCCGAAGTTTCCGCGTAAACTTCGTTGGCAGCCTTCAGGCAGGCTTCCATGATCGGCTGCGAGTAGGGACGCAATTGCGCGCCGGACGCGACCAGACGCTTGAGCGCACCCGGGTTCACCGCATCGTATTTGGCAGTGGTCGACAGATTGGCTGTATCGCAGGCACTGCGCAGGATTGCCTGATAGTGCTTCGGCAATTGATTCCACTTGTCGATGTTGATGAAAGCGTGGATCGCGGTGCCGCCTTCCCACCAGCCGGGGTAATAGTAGAACGGCGCGACCTTCTGGAAACCAAGCTTCTCGTCATCGAACGGGCCGACCCACTCGGCGGCATCGATCGTGCCTTTCTCTAGTGCCGGATAGATGTCACCGCCGGCGAGTTGCTGCGGGACGACGCCGAGCTTCTGCAGCACGCGGCCGGCAAAGCCGGCGATGCGGAATTTCAGGCCGCTCAGATCGGAGACATCCTTGATCTCCTTGCGGAACCAGCCACCCATCTGGCAGCCGGTATTGCCGGCCGGAAGCGCATGAATACTGAACTTCTTGTAGAATTCATTGAGCAGCTCGGTGCCGCCGTGCTGATACATCCATGAATTCTGCATGCGCGTGTTCAGGCCGAACGGCATGGCAGACGCGAGCACGAAGGTCGGATCCTTGCCGACATAGTAATACGACGCCGTGTGGCACATCTCGACCGTACCATTGGTCACCGCGTCGGCGGCCTGCAGGCCGGGAACGATTTCGCCGGCCGCGAAGGTCTGGATCTGGAACTTGTTGTCGGTGGCTTCAGCGACGGACTTGGCGATGGTCTCAGCGCCGCCCCAGAGCGTGTCGAGCGACTTCGGGAAGCTCGAGGTCAAGCGCCACTTCACCTCGGGCATTGACTGGGCGATCGCGGGCTTTGCAATCGCGGTTGCCGCGGCGCCGGCGCCGATAGCTGAAATAAATTGCCGACGTTTCATTCTTCCTCTCCATTTCCATTGGATTTCAGCCAGGGACGCCTGATTCTGATCGTTCTT from Pseudorhodoplanes sp. includes these protein-coding regions:
- a CDS encoding PEGA domain-containing protein, which gives rise to MHKMLAIAACGFALAACSSSGDMLKTATPTVPLQFESEPAGAEVKTSGGQTCKTPCALAVPAADFMATFSLTGYQPQTVNVKMMPPDDPRGDSETAAIVSNLPRFDPSPVYAELVKAPPPRRPAKKPRVARPAAEPAPPASAPAPAQPAPPPPATSPWPPAANPIR
- a CDS encoding 3-deoxy-7-phosphoheptulonate synthase class II; the protein is MPERWTPDSWRRKPIVQVPDYPDQATLQAVEQQLASFPPLVFAGEARSLKKALARVALGESFLLQGGDCAESFAEHGPNNIRDFFRVFLQMAVVLTFAGGSPVVKVGRIAGQFAKPRSSPTEKKNGVELPSYRGDIINGIDFTPEARVPDPRRQIEAYRQSAATLNLLRAFAHGGYANLASVHQWMLGFVKDSPQARRYQELADRISEALDFMRACGLDLESHPELRTTDLYTSHEALLLGFEQAMTRIDSTTGDWYATSGHMVWIGDRTRQPDHAHVEYCRGIKNPIGLKCGPSLKTDELLKLIDILNPDNEPGRLTLIGRFGADKVGEHLPAFIRAVKREGRVVVWSCDPMHGNTITAGNGYKTRPFDRILSEVKDFFAVHQAEGTYAGGVHLEMTGQNVTECTGGARAITDADLNDRYHTFCDPRLNAEQSIDMAFLVAELLKKERSTRAKPVPAVASF
- the moaA gene encoding GTP 3',8-cyclase MoaA translates to MTIRPNDLTPSTTRPALIDPFARAITYLRVSVTDRCDFRCFYCMSEHMSFLPKAELLSLEELDRVCSAFVARGVRKLRLTGGEPLVRRGIMTLFASLARHLESGALDELTLTTNGSQLAKYASELKSYGVQRINVSVDTLDPDKFRTITRWGELDKVLRGIDAALAAGLKIKINAVALKDVNEDEIPALLEWAHGRGMDLTLIEVMPLGEVDGDRLDQYLPLSMVRARLAERYSLQEIDYRTGGPARYMQVAETGGRLGFITPMTHNFCESCNRVRLTCTGTLFMCLGQEDAADLRGPLRTSEADDLLHAAIDAAISRKPKGHDFVIDRRHKRPALPRHMSVTGG
- a CDS encoding L,D-transpeptidase, with the protein product MLRRDFAVCAMACTALMFSSLAAQAQFLPFEVDERFTGGAPRGKVYSMFGMSPVPRTMVSFSSGEKPGTVIINTSERRLYYVLGDGRAIRYGIGVGRDGFRWSGVKTVSAKREWPDWTPPAQMLQRRPDLPRHMPGGPENPLGARALYLGSTLYRIHGSNEPETIGQAVSSGCFRMTNDDVIDLYNRVRLGAKVVVLR
- a CDS encoding DUF2059 domain-containing protein, with amino-acid sequence MRFAAFARLCWIACIGGVCLALTQPASAQQPSAASIAAANEILDVKGSMVLFEPLVPGVIEQAKNVFLQTNPNLSKDLNEVATNLRKQLGLRLGNLKIEAAKVYASHFSEQELKEIAAFYKTPLGKKMLEQEPKIVDETLKMAQDWANRLSEEVISLFRAEMKKKGHTI
- the rpiA gene encoding ribose-5-phosphate isomerase RpiA; this translates as MDIELQKRQAAARALDWVQPGMRLGLGTGSTARHLVDLLGEKVRAGFDVVGVPTSEATRLQAEKCGIRLATLDDIPELDLTIDGADEVGPDLTLIKGGGGALLREKIVASASARMVVIADESKWVAVLGKFPLPIEVVPFGLAATRRQVISALGIGDSVITLRIGKDGHPFVTDGGHFILDASLERIPAPRALADRLAAVPGVVEHGLFIGMASAVVLAGVNGVRVVERP
- a CDS encoding DUF971 domain-containing protein, whose translation is MTEKSPTPWPTELRLAKDRKSLTVAFDNGERFELAAEYLRVKSPSAEVQGHSPDERKTVPGKRDVMILEIQPVGNYAVRLVFDDMHSTGIYSWDYFAEIGRKYDVYWQDYLDELAAKGLSRDRIRR
- the gph gene encoding phosphoglycolate phosphatase (PGP is an essential enzyme in the glycolate salvage pathway in higher organisms (photorespiration in plants). Phosphoglycolate results from the oxidase activity of RubisCO in the Calvin cycle when concentrations of carbon dioxide are low relative to oxygen. This enzyme is a member of the Haloacid Dehalogenase (HAD) superfamily of aspartate-nucleophile hydrolase enzymes (PF00702).); protein product: MSRPIVVFDLDGTLVDTAPDLVDTLNVILTREGIPPMAYDAARMLIGGGVRPMLERALAEQNRALPVAELDDLFQTFLKHYADHIADRSRPFPGVEQALDILAERGCMLAVCTNKFEWLSRRLLDALQLTQRFAAICGQDTFEVKKPHPDVLRKTVARAGGEMMQTVMVGDSATDIRLAQAAEVPVVAVDFGYTDTPVAAFQPDRVISGYAALPATIFELVPMAGRGRATVNHN
- the gor gene encoding glutathione-disulfide reductase, whose protein sequence is MDEREVDLFVIGGGSGGVRAARISANHGARVMIAEEYRMGGTCVIRGCVPKKLLVYASRFADEFEDAAGYGWTVPEPSFDWTALIANKDREIARLEAAYTTNLERAKVEIVKSRAVLDGPHTVRLLATGETLRAKHILIATGGWPHPGADIAGIEHVISSNEAFHLKELPKRILIQGGGYIAVEFAGIFNGLGSEVTLVYRRDNILRGFDDDVREHLHNEMTRRGIKIVTNNIVESVEKVDHGLCVGLSDHESIVVDQVMFATGRRPNVKGIGLEKAGVQLNDKGAIKVDAYSRTSVPHIYAVGDVTDRVALTPVAIREGHAFADTVFGGKETKVDHSDIPTAVFSEPEVGVIGLTEAEARKRLARVDIYKTSFRPMKATLAARDTRSFFKLVVDGSTNRVVGCHIVGPDAGEMIQLVGIAVKMKAAKADFDAVMAVHPTASEELVTMREKAASYVKEAAE